Proteins co-encoded in one Acidobacteriota bacterium genomic window:
- the moaC gene encoding cyclic pyranopterin monophosphate synthase MoaC: MNNLSHFDETGKISMVDVSQKETTTRRAVACGKVLLSPETLETLQTQPNRKGDPLEISRIAGIMAAKKTSELIPLCHQINLSKVNVTAAFRDFGIYLEAEAITTAQTGIEMEALTAVSVAALTIYDMCKAVQKDIVISELKLMSKTGGKSDYEADRDA, from the coding sequence ATGAACAACCTGTCGCATTTCGACGAAACCGGAAAGATCAGCATGGTCGATGTTTCCCAAAAAGAAACGACCACACGGCGAGCGGTCGCGTGCGGAAAAGTCCTGCTTTCACCAGAAACACTTGAAACTCTCCAAACTCAGCCAAATAGAAAAGGTGATCCATTAGAGATCTCGCGAATCGCGGGCATAATGGCGGCAAAAAAAACCTCGGAGTTGATACCGCTTTGCCATCAGATCAATCTGTCGAAGGTCAACGTCACCGCCGCATTTCGAGATTTCGGCATCTATCTCGAAGCCGAAGCCATCACCACCGCCCAAACCGGCATCGAAATGGAAGCCCTTACCGCCGTCTCAGTCGCAGCTTTGACGATCTACGACATGTGCAAAGCCGTGCAGAAAGACATCGTGATCTCGGAACTTAAATTGATGTCGAAAACAGGCGGGAAATCCGATTATGAAGCGGACCGTGATGCCTAA
- a CDS encoding molybdopterin molybdotransferase MoeA yields MIPIAKAIKFIEKEVSPLTSEKIDISGTVGRVLAENIIADTDLPPFDRSQMDGYAVVAADTENAPATLKIVGESAAGRGWHKTMRSGEAVRIMTGAPLPDGADSVQKFELTKEVNGEVEIFDRTEKNRYIIRLGSEIKKGKTILKPGTRITENMIATLAAFGYAKVKVTRSPCVSIIGTGSEIVEINKRPGRDQIRNSNSIMLDVLCRRFGAAPAILPNVRDEISDLKSQITNATKTSEIVILTGGVSVGKYDHTKTALAELGATIFFEKVRLKPGKPAVFAKLGKTFIFGLPGNPVSAAVTFHLFVRKAILMLQGAISSDLETGFAVLASDAKAARERDAYLPSRLETNKMGQLVAHTLKWSGSSDFIGFAHSDSLVIVPRDKSIAAGEVAEIVYL; encoded by the coding sequence ATGATCCCGATCGCCAAAGCGATAAAGTTCATCGAAAAGGAAGTTTCTCCTCTCACAAGCGAGAAGATCGATATCTCCGGCACAGTCGGCCGCGTTCTGGCCGAGAATATAATCGCGGACACCGACCTGCCGCCGTTCGACCGTTCGCAAATGGATGGCTACGCAGTCGTCGCCGCGGACACCGAAAATGCACCGGCCACACTCAAGATCGTGGGCGAATCCGCCGCCGGCCGCGGATGGCACAAAACGATGAGATCCGGCGAGGCAGTTAGAATAATGACTGGTGCTCCGTTGCCAGACGGTGCCGATTCTGTCCAGAAGTTCGAGTTAACAAAGGAAGTCAACGGTGAGGTCGAGATATTCGACCGGACTGAAAAGAACCGCTATATCATCCGCCTGGGCAGCGAGATCAAGAAGGGCAAGACGATCCTCAAACCCGGAACGAGGATCACCGAAAATATGATCGCCACGCTTGCCGCTTTCGGTTACGCAAAAGTTAAAGTAACAAGAAGCCCATGCGTCTCGATCATCGGGACCGGCAGCGAGATAGTCGAGATCAACAAAAGACCCGGCCGGGACCAGATACGGAATTCAAATTCAATTATGCTCGACGTCCTCTGCCGCAGATTTGGAGCCGCTCCGGCGATCCTGCCGAACGTCAGAGACGAAATTTCAGATCTCAAATCTCAGATAACAAACGCGACCAAAACATCCGAGATCGTGATCCTGACCGGCGGAGTTTCGGTCGGAAAATACGATCACACAAAAACAGCTCTCGCTGAACTCGGAGCGACCATTTTTTTTGAAAAGGTAAGGCTTAAACCTGGCAAACCTGCGGTGTTTGCGAAACTCGGCAAGACTTTTATCTTTGGGCTGCCAGGCAACCCTGTTTCGGCGGCGGTGACGTTTCATCTATTTGTCCGAAAGGCGATCTTGATGCTGCAAGGAGCGATCAGTTCTGATCTGGAAACAGGATTTGCCGTGCTCGCGTCCGACGCAAAAGCGGCTCGCGAACGCGATGCATATTTGCCTTCGAGATTGGAGACGAACAAAATGGGGCAATTGGTCGCGCATACGCTAAAATGGTCTGGTTCCTCTGATTTTATTGGATTTGCTCATTCAGATTCGCTTGTCATTGTTCCGCGAGATAAGAGTATCGCAGCAGGCGAGGTCGCCGAGATCGTTTATTTATGA
- a CDS encoding M24 family metallopeptidase encodes MTEHIVPPIPIVGRRDLFIFIDRGERLERIAVVRYLEERLKNHYTVLNPPRAEMAAALKKLVDERNPKTIALNMGGSRGQQSGLTHDGYKFLAETLGPENEKKFVSSAKLLTDYFDTRLPEELTHYEKAVLATDVITRRAFSNEIIRPGKTTVGDVRWWMMQQVNNLGLGIWFQPDMRVQRQAKTTATSQQFLSVADEKMVLEPGDLIHVDFGLIYMGLSTDWQKHGYLLKPGEKDAPAGLKAALKNTNRLQDILFGFARAGMTGSEVYDATMAECKKQGIEAMIYSHPIGAHGHGLGASIDFRRGIGGDEDRLRLDAFTSIELNTSTAVPEWNGQKVTIMAEDDAVMTPTGYKFIRPRQTEFYLIR; translated from the coding sequence GTGACGGAACACATCGTTCCGCCAATTCCGATCGTCGGCCGCCGTGACCTTTTCATTTTCATCGACCGCGGAGAACGCTTAGAACGTATCGCTGTGGTTCGTTATCTCGAAGAGCGGCTAAAGAACCATTACACCGTATTGAACCCGCCCCGCGCCGAAATGGCGGCTGCTCTCAAGAAACTCGTCGATGAGCGAAACCCAAAAACAATTGCCCTAAATATGGGTGGTTCACGAGGTCAGCAAAGCGGCCTGACGCACGACGGTTACAAGTTCCTGGCTGAAACGCTCGGCCCTGAGAATGAAAAGAAATTTGTCTCGTCCGCAAAACTTCTGACCGACTATTTCGACACCAGGCTCCCGGAGGAACTAACACATTACGAAAAAGCTGTCCTCGCAACCGATGTTATCACAAGACGTGCGTTCTCAAATGAGATAATTAGACCCGGAAAAACGACGGTGGGCGACGTTCGTTGGTGGATGATGCAGCAGGTCAACAACCTCGGACTCGGCATCTGGTTTCAGCCGGATATGCGAGTTCAGCGACAGGCAAAAACGACGGCAACGTCGCAGCAATTCCTCAGCGTTGCCGACGAGAAAATGGTACTCGAGCCCGGCGATCTGATCCACGTCGATTTCGGCCTGATCTATATGGGCCTCAGCACCGATTGGCAGAAGCACGGCTATCTGCTAAAGCCCGGCGAAAAAGACGCTCCGGCAGGATTAAAAGCAGCTCTCAAGAACACGAATCGTCTCCAGGACATTTTGTTTGGCTTCGCACGTGCAGGAATGACCGGAAGCGAGGTTTACGATGCCACGATGGCAGAATGCAAAAAACAAGGTATCGAAGCGATGATATATTCGCACCCGATCGGTGCCCATGGCCATGGTCTCGGTGCCTCGATCGACTTCCGACGAGGGATCGGAGGTGACGAAGACCGCCTGCGGCTCGATGCATTCACGTCGATCGAGCTCAACACATCCACCGCCGTTCCGGAATGGAACGGTCAGAAGGTTACAATAATGGCCGAAGACGACGCTGTGATGACCCCGACCGGCTACAAATTCATCCGTCCCCGACAAACAGAATTTTATTTGATTCGATAA
- a CDS encoding acyl-CoA dehydrogenase family protein, translated as MIELELTEEHKALQNTVREFVAGEVAPFIKEWDEKALFDRSVFDKMAEIGLLGVCIPEEYGGAGFDYISLGLVCEELEACDTFLRVAMSVHVGLNSLSLYSWGTEEQKQKYLVPQAKGEKLATFGLTEPNAGSDVIGMKSYAKRDGDDWILNGEKMWISLADVADNFLFFCWTDPEKQKARDHSGISCFIVERSMPGFSSGTLHGKLGIRAGNTGYFSLQDVRVPKENMLGVEGEGFKIAMFSLENGRYTVAAGATGVIRASRDASVAYANTREVQGQTIANFQLVKQKIANMAADYEMSHLLWLKCGYLKNMGLPSAKAASMAKWQATTRSETAASMAIEVHGANGYTNDYPVERYLRNCKAAVIYEGTRDIHTLMQADWALGLKKEKAARVVLPPYAASASA; from the coding sequence GTGATCGAACTAGAATTAACCGAAGAACACAAAGCCCTGCAGAACACCGTACGCGAGTTCGTCGCGGGTGAAGTAGCTCCTTTCATCAAGGAATGGGATGAGAAAGCTCTTTTCGACCGAAGCGTTTTTGACAAAATGGCGGAGATTGGGCTGCTCGGCGTATGTATCCCTGAAGAATACGGCGGGGCAGGGTTTGACTATATCTCGTTGGGCCTCGTTTGCGAGGAACTCGAGGCGTGTGACACGTTTTTGCGTGTGGCGATGTCGGTGCACGTTGGACTCAACAGCTTGAGTTTGTATTCGTGGGGAACTGAGGAGCAGAAACAGAAGTATCTCGTTCCGCAGGCAAAGGGCGAAAAGCTCGCGACGTTCGGATTAACAGAGCCGAACGCCGGTTCGGACGTTATCGGAATGAAATCGTACGCGAAACGCGACGGTGACGACTGGATCCTGAACGGCGAAAAGATGTGGATCTCGCTCGCCGATGTTGCTGATAATTTCTTGTTCTTTTGCTGGACCGATCCTGAGAAGCAAAAAGCCCGCGACCACAGCGGCATTTCGTGCTTCATAGTTGAACGTTCAATGCCTGGTTTCTCGAGCGGTACGCTGCATGGCAAACTAGGAATCCGTGCTGGAAACACGGGCTATTTCTCGCTGCAGGATGTTCGAGTTCCGAAAGAGAACATGCTCGGTGTGGAGGGCGAAGGATTTAAGATCGCGATGTTCTCGCTGGAGAATGGGCGTTACACCGTTGCAGCCGGAGCTACCGGCGTCATCCGTGCTTCCCGAGATGCGTCCGTGGCGTATGCGAACACTCGTGAGGTGCAGGGACAGACGATCGCCAATTTTCAGCTCGTCAAGCAGAAGATCGCTAATATGGCAGCCGATTACGAGATGTCCCATCTACTCTGGCTGAAATGCGGATACCTCAAGAACATGGGACTGCCGTCGGCAAAGGCCGCGAGTATGGCCAAATGGCAGGCGACAACTCGTTCTGAGACGGCTGCGTCGATGGCGATCGAGGTTCACGGAGCGAACGGCTATACGAACGACTATCCAGTCGAACGTTACCTTAGAAACTGCAAAGCTGCTGTGATCTATGAGGGGACCCGCGATATCCACACACTTATGCAAGCTGACTGGGCTCTCGGTCTGAAAAAGGAAAAGGCCGCGAGAGTAGTTTTGCCGCCATACGCGGCTTCGGCTTCGGCATAG
- a CDS encoding flippase-like domain-containing protein encodes MRKYLKFILLSLFAVFLLWFFARNLDWQEVSASLRKANPLWLSLAFIGICLGYFLRAVRWQVLLAPITPASLRELFATTTVGFSAVFLVGRAGEIVRPMWLPMRDRRVRPSAAVVTIFVERVFDLASLISFFSISLIWFRTPPGREAELASIEWAGNLMLACVIIGIVGLLVYHWYSPVFIDLMSRLTDHKFIPKRLREIIMSLMEQLATALNILKSPKEIFWASFWTLALWLSIALPTWFVILAFDLKMGFVDSIFVMGVASLSSLIPTPGGAAGAFHGATASSLMLLSVEREQAFAVSIIMHLIYFAPAVFFGLYYLFHGDISIERFRSLLSSENAEKEIESDSPDFV; translated from the coding sequence TTGCGAAAATACTTAAAATTCATTTTACTTTCGCTCTTTGCTGTCTTTCTTCTGTGGTTTTTTGCCCGGAATCTGGATTGGCAGGAAGTCAGTGCGAGTTTGCGAAAGGCAAACCCGCTCTGGTTATCGCTCGCGTTTATCGGGATCTGTCTTGGGTATTTTTTACGAGCCGTGCGATGGCAGGTACTTCTTGCGCCCATCACACCGGCGAGTTTGAGAGAGCTTTTTGCGACGACGACCGTCGGTTTTTCTGCAGTATTTTTGGTTGGCAGAGCGGGCGAGATCGTCCGGCCGATGTGGCTGCCGATGCGTGATCGCCGAGTCAGGCCGAGTGCGGCGGTGGTGACGATCTTTGTCGAACGTGTCTTCGATCTCGCCTCACTGATCTCTTTCTTTTCGATAAGTTTGATCTGGTTCCGCACGCCGCCAGGGCGTGAAGCTGAACTCGCATCGATAGAATGGGCGGGCAATCTGATGCTCGCCTGTGTCATCATAGGCATTGTCGGGCTGCTTGTTTATCACTGGTATTCGCCTGTGTTTATCGACTTGATGTCGCGGTTGACGGATCATAAGTTCATACCAAAGCGGCTTCGGGAGATCATAATGAGTTTGATGGAGCAGCTCGCGACTGCCCTCAACATACTCAAAAGCCCAAAAGAGATATTCTGGGCGAGCTTTTGGACATTGGCGTTGTGGCTCTCGATCGCTCTGCCGACGTGGTTCGTGATCCTGGCATTTGATCTAAAGATGGGATTCGTGGATTCCATCTTTGTTATGGGTGTCGCGTCGCTAAGTTCGCTCATACCAACGCCGGGAGGTGCTGCAGGGGCGTTTCATGGAGCGACGGCGAGCAGCCTGATGCTCCTGAGCGTCGAGCGTGAACAGGCTTTTGCTGTCTCGATCATTATGCACCTGATCTATTTCGCTCCGGCGGTGTTTTTTGGCTTATATTATCTCTTTCATGGTGATATAAGTATTGAGCGGTTTCGCAGCCTGCTATCCAGCGAAAATGCCGAAAAGGAGATCGAATCAGATTCTCCGGATTTTGTTTGA
- the nrdR gene encoding transcriptional repressor NrdR — translation MRCPFCSHIEDKVVDSRESKDGDSIRRRRECLGCGRRFTSYERIDEIPYMVVKKDGKRESWDRNKVLAGLFRASEKRPISTGQLEEIVDEVEKNVQDSLDRELATSEVGKIIMRRLKVLDKVAYVRFASVYLEFADVSEFMDELKVLVGTRTPMAAAKKKKKK, via the coding sequence ATGCGCTGTCCATTTTGTTCACATATTGAGGATAAGGTCGTCGATTCGCGTGAATCGAAGGACGGCGATTCTATCCGCCGTCGGCGAGAGTGTCTTGGATGCGGTCGCCGTTTCACGTCCTATGAACGTATTGACGAGATCCCGTACATGGTCGTCAAAAAGGACGGCAAACGTGAAAGCTGGGATCGCAATAAAGTCCTCGCCGGCTTGTTTCGAGCTTCCGAGAAACGCCCTATATCGACCGGACAGCTCGAAGAGATCGTTGATGAAGTCGAAAAAAACGTGCAGGATTCTCTCGATCGCGAACTTGCTACGAGCGAGGTTGGCAAGATCATTATGCGCCGTTTGAAGGTGCTCGATAAGGTCGCCTACGTTCGATTTGCATCTGTCTATCTTGAGTTTGCTGATGTTTCCGAGTTCATGGATGAGCTTAAGGTTCTCGTGGGAACCCGCACACCAATGGCGGCGGCTAAGAAAAAAAAGAAAAAATAA
- the lon gene encoding endopeptidase La: protein MMQIPAELPVLPLRDIVIYPFMIVPLFVSRDRSIRAVEQALSQDRMILLVSQKDVNKEEPEQDDLYTVGTVAIIMRMLKLPDGRIRILIQGLSRCRVDSVTGKGEYVKASVTPIVEPLAPENSLEVEALVRNVRGSMERAASLGKNISPEVLAIIANLDDAGRLADLAASNLELRVEDGQSVLDVEDPTPRLRRVNDLLSKEIDVLTVQQEINTQARADIDRSQREYFLRQQLKAIQSELGEGNELYEEIEQYRDKILKAKMPESAEEEALRQLKKLERMHPDTAETATLRNWLDIMTDLPWSKASKDNLNLKKAEKILNEDHYGLERVKERIVEALAVRKLREKPKGSILCLVGPPGVGKTSLGRSVARALNRKFIRLSLGGLHDEAEIRGHRRTYVGAMPGRILQGIQQAETNNPLIMLDEIDKVGADFRGDPSSALLEVLDPEQNATFRDNYLGVTFDLSNVMFMTTANVLDTVQPALRDRMEIISLSGYTEEEKLEIAKRHLVPKQVEENGLEKEDVKFDRKALTKIISEYTQEAGLRQLEREIGKVCRKVARAKAEQEDDFKPMKITPDNLKDFLRVSRIFNEGALKKDEIGTVTGLAWTAVGGDILFIEAIKTKGKGKLMLTGQLGDVMQESAQAAFSYAKARSKDLGIDETVLDNFDIHIHLPEGAIPKDGPSAGITMATALVSVLSQRPVRKDVAMTGEITLRGNVLPVGGVKEKLLAARRAKIKTVILPAPNERDLEDLPQEVRDDLKFIFVENVRQVFDVALREAKVPADKAKAKASKA, encoded by the coding sequence ATGATGCAGATACCGGCGGAACTGCCGGTACTCCCTCTCCGCGATATTGTTATTTATCCTTTCATGATCGTTCCGCTGTTTGTCTCGCGGGACAGGTCGATCCGTGCTGTGGAGCAGGCTCTAAGCCAGGACCGCATGATCCTGCTGGTTTCTCAAAAGGATGTTAATAAAGAGGAACCAGAGCAGGACGACCTATACACAGTTGGAACCGTAGCGATCATCATGCGGATGCTTAAACTGCCCGATGGACGTATTCGGATACTGATCCAAGGGCTTTCGCGATGCCGTGTAGATTCCGTAACGGGCAAGGGCGAGTATGTAAAAGCCAGCGTCACGCCGATCGTCGAACCGCTTGCGCCGGAAAATTCGCTCGAGGTCGAGGCCTTGGTGCGCAACGTTCGCGGTTCGATGGAGCGTGCGGCTTCGCTTGGGAAGAATATTTCACCGGAGGTTCTCGCAATAATAGCGAATCTCGATGATGCGGGACGTCTCGCCGATCTTGCCGCTTCAAATCTTGAACTTCGGGTTGAAGACGGGCAGAGCGTTCTCGATGTCGAGGATCCGACCCCGAGGCTTCGCCGTGTCAATGATCTTTTGAGCAAAGAGATCGATGTTTTGACGGTTCAGCAAGAGATAAATACGCAGGCTCGTGCCGATATCGACAGGTCGCAGCGTGAATACTTCCTGCGGCAGCAATTAAAGGCGATCCAGTCTGAACTCGGGGAAGGGAATGAGCTTTATGAAGAGATCGAGCAGTATCGCGACAAGATCCTGAAGGCAAAAATGCCAGAAAGTGCCGAGGAAGAGGCACTTCGTCAGCTTAAAAAGCTTGAACGGATGCATCCGGACACCGCGGAAACTGCGACGCTCCGCAATTGGCTCGACATAATGACCGACCTGCCGTGGTCAAAAGCTTCTAAGGACAACTTAAATCTCAAGAAAGCCGAAAAGATCCTGAATGAGGACCATTACGGCCTCGAACGCGTCAAGGAACGCATCGTCGAAGCTCTCGCGGTGCGGAAGCTTCGCGAGAAGCCGAAAGGCTCGATCCTGTGTCTCGTAGGCCCTCCGGGAGTCGGTAAGACATCGCTCGGACGCTCGGTCGCTCGTGCTCTGAACCGCAAATTCATTCGCCTTTCACTCGGCGGACTGCATGACGAAGCTGAGATCCGCGGCCATCGCCGTACATATGTCGGAGCAATGCCGGGGCGTATTTTGCAGGGAATTCAACAGGCTGAGACGAACAATCCGCTGATCATGCTTGATGAGATCGACAAGGTCGGCGCTGATTTTCGGGGCGACCCAAGCTCGGCCTTGCTCGAGGTTTTGGATCCGGAGCAGAACGCGACGTTTCGCGATAATTATCTGGGCGTGACGTTCGATTTGTCGAACGTGATGTTCATGACGACGGCGAATGTGCTCGATACGGTGCAGCCGGCACTTCGCGATCGAATGGAGATCATTTCGCTCTCGGGCTACACGGAAGAAGAAAAGCTTGAGATCGCCAAGCGTCACCTCGTTCCCAAACAGGTTGAGGAGAACGGGCTTGAGAAGGAAGACGTTAAATTTGACCGTAAAGCTCTGACGAAGATCATCTCGGAATATACGCAGGAAGCGGGGCTTCGACAGCTCGAGCGTGAGATCGGCAAGGTTTGCCGTAAGGTCGCGCGTGCTAAGGCGGAGCAGGAAGATGATTTCAAGCCGATGAAGATAACGCCGGATAATCTTAAGGATTTCCTTCGTGTTTCGCGGATCTTTAACGAAGGGGCTCTCAAAAAAGACGAGATCGGAACCGTCACGGGCCTCGCCTGGACGGCGGTTGGCGGCGATATTCTCTTCATCGAGGCCATTAAAACTAAGGGCAAAGGCAAGCTGATGCTCACGGGACAGCTTGGCGATGTGATGCAGGAATCGGCGCAGGCGGCATTCTCGTATGCCAAGGCCCGATCGAAGGATCTCGGCATAGACGAGACGGTGCTGGACAATTTCGACATCCACATTCACCTTCCCGAAGGTGCGATACCGAAGGATGGTCCAAGTGCCGGAATAACGATGGCGACCGCTCTTGTTTCCGTGCTTTCGCAGCGTCCGGTTCGTAAAGACGTGGCGATGACCGGCGAGATCACATTGCGCGGCAACGTGCTGCCGGTCGGCGGCGTCAAAGAAAAACTGCTCGCGGCACGTCGTGCGAAGATCAAGACGGTGATCCTGCCCGCCCCGAATGAGCGCGATCTCGAAGATCTTCCTCAGGAAGTTAGGGACGATTTGAAGTTTATATTTGTGGAGAATGTACGTCAGGTTTTCGACGTCGCTCTACGGGAGGCCAAAGTGCCGGCCGATAAGGCTAAAGCTAAGGCTTCAAAGGCTTAA
- a CDS encoding transglycosylase SLT domain-containing protein: MKKSIYKVLSFTAFIFLVFGSVAKAQTPEVVAAQRAVNDVLDKAGTSFREGLLAYEDKKLPVAAEKFNKSVEAFLMSTLNIQREAKLQACYNQLIETVYRIEFPTESHLPQVRNLSLTCGWTNIDATLADRITAIARNSFNKPVSQPSTSTAAGINGPTLPAANQIGFNSQEFEPSPLDDLSKLQLTAEEQDVETNPVAQAQYQYIQYAVANKSLGFSFQVHPMIQQYINYYRGRGRQTMEIGLYRSGMFMRMARRIFKEEGIPENVAWLGQVESAWKPSAMSNMAASGLWQFIPGTGTRFGLQRTAYVDERNSFEEATRASARYLKFLYNRYGNWELGIAAYNCGEGNVDRAIRRAGVANFWLAYPYLPQETRNYVPNILATILIANNPGQYGFGHIRPAAPLTYDRVRVPASTNLALVAQAADTTVQYLRYLNPHLRTNSTPPTPYIINVPSNKANEVVAVFRRIPATQVNNANLANSSTGETWQNIANRTGVSVGDLMAANPGMSQPRGKVFVPVAGNNVQNTSYSRPTTQGTPVAAGVKVVKAKAGDTVQKVAERNNASPTEVAKFNGLLPNSVLGAGREIKIPSK; this comes from the coding sequence ATGAAAAAAAGTATTTACAAAGTCCTAAGTTTTACAGCATTTATATTCTTGGTATTCGGTTCAGTTGCGAAAGCTCAGACTCCCGAAGTTGTTGCCGCGCAGAGAGCGGTCAATGATGTTCTGGATAAGGCCGGTACGTCATTTAGAGAAGGCCTACTTGCGTACGAAGATAAGAAATTGCCGGTCGCGGCTGAGAAGTTCAACAAGTCTGTCGAGGCTTTTCTTATGTCAACGCTGAATATTCAGCGGGAGGCAAAGCTTCAGGCTTGCTACAACCAGTTGATCGAGACCGTTTACCGAATTGAATTTCCAACCGAAAGCCATCTGCCACAGGTGCGAAACCTTTCGCTGACGTGCGGCTGGACGAATATTGACGCGACGCTTGCTGATAGGATCACGGCCATCGCCAGGAATTCGTTCAACAAGCCGGTCTCACAACCGTCGACCAGCACAGCGGCCGGTATCAATGGCCCGACGCTTCCTGCTGCGAACCAGATCGGCTTTAACTCGCAGGAGTTTGAACCTTCGCCACTTGATGATCTTTCGAAACTTCAACTTACCGCCGAAGAGCAGGATGTTGAAACAAATCCGGTAGCGCAGGCTCAGTATCAGTATATCCAGTACGCAGTTGCCAACAAATCACTGGGATTTTCATTTCAGGTTCATCCGATGATCCAGCAGTACATCAACTACTATCGGGGCCGCGGACGGCAGACGATGGAAATTGGTTTGTACCGCTCGGGGATGTTCATGCGTATGGCACGCCGGATCTTCAAGGAAGAAGGAATTCCGGAGAACGTTGCGTGGCTTGGACAGGTTGAAAGTGCCTGGAAACCTAGTGCCATGTCGAACATGGCGGCCTCTGGCCTTTGGCAGTTCATCCCGGGAACCGGCACTAGATTTGGCTTGCAGCGAACAGCGTATGTCGATGAACGAAACAGCTTTGAAGAAGCGACCCGTGCTTCAGCACGTTATCTGAAATTCCTTTACAACCGTTACGGTAACTGGGAACTCGGCATTGCTGCATATAATTGCGGCGAAGGTAACGTCGATCGAGCTATCCGCCGTGCAGGCGTGGCGAATTTCTGGCTTGCCTATCCTTATCTGCCGCAGGAAACCCGTAACTATGTTCCGAACATTCTTGCGACGATCCTGATCGCAAACAATCCGGGACAGTACGGCTTTGGACACATTCGTCCGGCGGCTCCACTGACTTATGATCGCGTTCGTGTACCGGCTTCCACAAATCTGGCGTTGGTTGCACAGGCCGCAGATACAACGGTTCAATATCTGCGATATCTGAACCCGCACCTTCGCACCAATTCGACTCCGCCGACGCCGTACATCATTAACGTGCCCTCGAATAAAGCGAACGAAGTGGTCGCAGTATTCAGACGAATTCCTGCTACTCAGGTCAACAACGCGAATCTCGCGAATTCTTCGACGGGCGAAACATGGCAGAATATTGCTAACCGCACCGGCGTCAGCGTTGGTGATCTGATGGCAGCAAATCCGGGAATGTCACAGCCGCGCGGAAAGGTTTTTGTGCCGGTCGCGGGCAACAATGTCCAGAACACCAGCTATTCCCGCCCGACGACTCAGGGAACGCCGGTCGCGGCAGGTGTTAAGGTCGTAAAGGCCAAGGCCGGTGACACGGTTCAGAAGGTTGCAGAGCGTAACAATGCGAGCCCGACCGAGGTTGCCAAGTTCAACGGCCTGCTTCCGAACTCCGTTCTCGGAGCCGGACGCGAGATCAAGATACCATCTAAGTAA
- a CDS encoding Rrf2 family transcriptional regulator: MAVHILTMLAKGGDENMKSEYIAGSVNTNPVVIRRVLGQLGQVGIVSSQTGAFGGTRLAKPPSEITLCEIYKAVSCGEVFALHSKAPNKDCPIGANIEAALCDLQKEIDHAVGDKLGEYTLACFIDKVCGVKV, encoded by the coding sequence ATGGCGGTTCACATTCTGACGATGCTTGCTAAGGGCGGCGACGAGAATATGAAATCGGAATACATCGCGGGAAGTGTTAATACAAACCCCGTGGTGATCCGCCGCGTCCTCGGCCAGCTCGGCCAGGTGGGAATTGTGTCGTCGCAGACGGGGGCATTTGGCGGAACGCGTTTGGCAAAGCCGCCAAGCGAGATCACGCTTTGTGAGATATACAAAGCTGTATCGTGCGGCGAGGTTTTTGCCCTGCATTCAAAGGCTCCGAACAAAGATTGTCCGATCGGTGCGAACATCGAAGCGGCACTGTGCGATCTGCAGAAAGAGATCGACCACGCGGTGGGCGATAAGCTTGGCGAATACACTCTTGCATGTTTTATCGATAAGGTCTGCGGGGTTAAAGTCTAA
- a CDS encoding NAD(P)H-dependent oxidoreductase: MGNKLVENEVILKGLNWRYATKAYDSSKKISDADWATIEDAIKLAPSSFGIQPFKFFVITDPETREKLKVEAGYGQAPITDASHFVAFAYKKTLTDGDIEHFVDRIAEVRGAPRETLLDYENVMKGSAKRTVDGGYVETWNSRQVYIPLGFLLETAALLGIDATPMEGFDPAKFNEILGLTDFSVSVIAALGYRDAANDWLEPLAKVRKPDEEIIVRI, encoded by the coding sequence ATGGGAAACAAATTAGTCGAAAACGAAGTGATATTAAAAGGCCTAAACTGGCGTTATGCAACAAAGGCGTATGATTCGAGCAAAAAGATCTCGGATGCTGACTGGGCGACGATCGAGGACGCCATCAAGCTTGCGCCATCGAGCTTTGGCATCCAGCCGTTCAAGTTTTTCGTGATCACAGATCCGGAGACCAGGGAGAAGCTAAAGGTAGAAGCCGGATACGGCCAGGCACCTATAACCGATGCCTCGCACTTCGTTGCCTTCGCGTATAAGAAAACACTAACCGACGGCGATATTGAGCATTTTGTCGACCGCATTGCCGAGGTTCGGGGGGCTCCGAGAGAGACGCTGCTCGATTACGAGAACGTGATGAAAGGCTCGGCAAAAAGGACAGTTGACGGCGGCTATGTCGAGACGTGGAACTCGCGGCAGGTTTACATTCCGCTCGGCTTTCTGCTTGAAACCGCAGCTTTGCTTGGCATAGACGCGACGCCGATGGAAGGATTTGATCCGGCGAAATTTAACGAGATCCTAGGTTTAACTGATTTTTCGGTCTCGGTGATCGCGGCGCTTGGTTATCGCGACGCAGCAAATGACTGGCTCGAACCGCTTGCTAAGGTTCGCAAACCGGACGAAGAGATCATCGTGCGGATATGA